From one Trifolium pratense cultivar HEN17-A07 linkage group LG1, ARS_RC_1.1, whole genome shotgun sequence genomic stretch:
- the LOC123902268 gene encoding UPF0481 protein At3g47200-like produces the protein MMASHTTLEEKFDELQKAEETPQISAPKIQKVSEYLRNRKEFKKYYLPRLVSIGPIHHGNANLKLGEKYKLMWAAQYIKNTRRIAQDLHKKIVDKIDELKGLFAEDVLTATKESLKGFSSLDEKLSWILFIDGCSLLYFLAAMNADDNAEEILIIKLDQLSVVMTDVLLLENQLPYLVLKLSWKNDNETGLNEIMENFVEFNLWGTA, from the coding sequence ATGATGGCATCCCACACTACCCTTGAAGAAAAATTTGACGAGCTACAAAAAGCAGAGGAAACACCCCAAATTTCAGCACCAAAGATACAAAAAGTGTCAGAGTATCTCAGAAACAGAAAAGAATTTAAGAAGTATTATTTACCCAGGTTGGTGTCAATAGGTCCTATCCATCATGGCAATGCAAATCTCAAGTTAGGAGAGAAGTACAAGCTTATGTGGGCAGCACAATACATCAAAAACACCAGACGCATTGCACAGGATCTACACAAAAAAATTGTAGATAAAATTGATGAATTGAAGGGTCTTTTTGCCGAGGATGTTTTAACTGCTACCAAAGAGTCTCTAAAAGGCTTCAGTAGCCTTGACGAAAAGTTGTCATGGATTTTGTTCATAGATGGATGTTCTCTGCTGTATTTCTTGGCGGCAATGAATGCCGACGATAATGCAGAGGAAATTTTGATTATTAAGCTTGATCAGCTGTCTGTTGTGATGACGGATGTACTTTTGTTGGAGAATCAACTTCCTTATCTTGTACTGAAGCTGTCGTGGAAAAATGACAATGAGACAGGATTGAATGAAATCATGGAGAATTTCGTCGAATTTAATCTTTGGGGCACAGCATAA
- the LOC123902269 gene encoding putative UPF0481 protein At3g02645, with protein sequence MNQGHKSSEKNTRMMTYRNVQDLIKVGIKLEPRATQGPIDIDFFEGWFAAKLTLPEMIVDDITAFTFLNLIAYEMCPDFDNDYEISSFVSFMDSLIDNAEDVRILRRKGILLNCLGSDEEAAHLFNIISTDLWENKFTYPIVRVQIHEHYYNKYKTWIALGIHTYFNNPWTFIAFLAAFIALTLTFVQTWFTIKQSK encoded by the coding sequence ATGAATCAAGGTCATAAGAGTTCAGAGAAAAACACCCGGATGATGACATATAGGAACGTACAAGATCTAATAAAAGTAGGAATAAAACTTGAGCCACGTGCGACACAAGGGCCAATCGACATAGATTTTTTTGAGGGTTGGTTCGCTGCAAAACTGACTCTCCCTGAAATGATTGTGGATGACATCACAGCCTTTACATTCCTCAACCTAATAGCGTATGAGATGTGTCCTGATTTTGATAATGACTATGAGATAAGTTCTTTTGTATCTTTCATGGACTCACTCATTGACAATGCTGAAGATGTGAGAATATTGAGAAGAAAAGGGATTTTGCTCAATTGCCTTGGTAGTGATGAGGAAGCTGCACATCTTTTCAATATCATAAGTACCGACTTGTGGGAAAATAAATTTACATATCCTATAGTTAGAGTCCAAATACATGAGCATTACTACAATAAATACAAGACTTGGATAGCACTGGGTATTCACACCTATTTCAACAATCCTTGGACCTTTATTGCCTTCCTAGCTGCCTTTATCGCACTGACTCTCACTTTTGTTCAAACATGGTTTACCATTAAACAGTCCAAGTAA
- the LOC123902270 gene encoding UPF0481 protein At3g47200-like, with amino-acid sequence MMASHNILEQKFDELQKAEKIARSSKPKIQRVPQHLRDRKKFKQHYSPKLVSIGPIHHGNENLKLGEKYKLVWAAQYIKDYTVCTPQDLHKKIVDNINILKRLFADDVLSLTGVSLEGFSSLDEKLSWMLFVDGCSLLNILLCNADLKDDHDILVTMDVLLLENQLPYLVLKLLWKNDDQHDELIDIMKNFLKYTDWATPENETKSDNSVTPDNNMTLRSVRSRIQACFSVLNKKKEEEEQQQQQQHSVSIQNESELPAHLLDFQRKIILTKSSSKTKGNQDKKSSKKNTEMITYRNIQDLRAVGIKLKSSTTRSPKDIDFREGWFAAKLILPEIVVGDTTMVSFLNLIAYEMCPDFENNYGISSFVAFMDSLIDYPEDVRKLRSEGILLNHLGSDEEVANLFNIISMDLVFDSKTYCQVTEKIHKHYCHKYKTWIALGIHTYFKNPWTFIAFLAAFVALSLTFIQTWFAIDPNESKK; translated from the exons atGATGGCATCCCACAATATCCTTGAACAAAAATTTGACGAGCTACAAAAAGCAGAGAAAATAGCCAGAAGTTCAAAACCAAAAATACAAAGGGTGCCACAGCATCTCAGAGACAGAAAAAAATTTAAGCAACATTACTCACCCAAGTTGGTGTCAATAGGTCCAATCCATCATGGCAATGAAAATCTCAAGTTAGGAGAAAAGTACAAGCTTGTCTGGGCAGCACAATACATCAAAGATTACACCGTCTGTACTCCACAAGATCTACACAAAAAGATTGTAGAtaacattaatattttgaaGCGTCTTTTTGCCGACGATGTTTTAAGTTTAACCGGAGTGTCTCTAGAAGGCTTTAGTAGCCTTGATGAAAAGTTGTCATGGATGTTGTTTGTGGACGGATGTTCTCTGCTGAATATCTTGTTGTGTAATGCCGATCTTAAGGATGATCATGATATTCTTGTGACGATGGATGTACTTTTGTTGGAGAATCAACTTCCTTATCTTGTACTGAAGCTGTTGTGGAAAAATGATGATCAACATGATGAATTGATAGATATCATGAAGAATTTCCTGAAATATACTGATTGGGCCACACCAGAAAACGAGACTAAATCTGATAATTCGGTCACACCAGATAATAACATGACTTTGAGGTCAGTCAGGTCACGCATTCAAGCTTGTTTTTCGGTTctgaacaaaaagaaagaagaagaagaacaacaacaacaacaacaacatagtgTATCAATACAGAATGAGTCTGAGTTACCCGCTCATCTTCTTGATTTTCAGCGTAAAATCATCCTCACTAAATCTTCTTCCAAG ACAAAAGGCAATCAAGATAagaaaagttcaaagaaaaaCACTGAGATGATCACATATAGGAATATACAAGATCTAAGAGCTGTAGGAATAAAACTCAAGTCAAGTACGACAAGAAGTCCAAAAGATATAGATTTCCGTGAGGGTTGGTTCGCTGCAAAACTGATTCTTCCTGAAATTGTTGTAGGGGACACCACAATGGTTTCTTTCCTCAACCTTATAGCGTATGAGATGTGTCCTGATTTTGAGAATAACTATGGGATATCTTCTTTTGTAGCTTTTATGGATTCACTCATTGATTATCCTGAAGATGTGAGGAAATTGAGATCAGAAGGGATTTTGCTCAATCACCTTGGTAGTGATGAGGAAGTTGCAAATCTTTTCAATATCATAAGCATGGACTTGGTGTTTGACTCAAAAACATATTGTCAAGTTACGGAAAAAATACACAAACATTATTGCCATAAATACAAGACTTGGATAGCGCTGGGTATTCacacatattttaaaaatcctTGGACCTTTATTGCCTTCCTAGCTGCCTTTGTAGCATTGTCTCTCACTTTTATTCAAACATGGTTTGCCATTGACCCCAATGAGTCCAAGAAATAG
- the LOC123902271 gene encoding L-galactono-1,4-lactone dehydrogenase, mitochondrial — protein sequence MLRPLLLKRSLRLHHHHYHHSSNPSHSHPLRTLTPQNPFLRRFSSLPEPNTDAETRKYIGYTALLLFCGAATYYSFPLPENAKHKKAQIFRYAPLPEDLHTVSNWSGTHEVQTRNFHQPENIDELERVVSEAHKGKTRIRPVGSGLSPNGIGLSRIGMVNLSLMDSILEVDKEKKIVRVQAGIRVQQLVDGIKEHGLTLQNFASIREQQIGGIIQVGAHGTGARLPPIDEQVIAMKLVTPAKGTIEISKEKDPELFYLARCGLGGLGVVAEVTLQCVDRQELVEHTVVSTMDEIKKNHKKLLSENKHVKYLYIPYTDSVVVVRCNPVSKWKGPPKFKPKYTKDEAIQHVRDLYRESLQKYRVEGTRSKSSDDEQNIDELSFTELRDNLIALDPLNKNHIVKVNQAEAEFWKKSEGYRVGWSDEILGFDCGGQQWVSETCFPAGKLATPSMKDLEYIEELKKLIEKHEIPAPAPIEQRWTGSTRSPMSPASSLSEDDIFSWVGIIMYLPTMDARQRKDITEEFFHYRHLTQTKLWDNYSAYEHWAKIEVPKNKDELIALQARLRKRFPVDAYNKARRELDPNRILSNNKLEKFFPESETI from the exons ATGTTGAGACCTCTCCTTCTCAAACGTTCCCTTCGTCTCCACCACCATCACTACCACCACTCTTCAAATCCTTCACATTCCCACCCTCTCCGAACCCTAACTCCTCAAAACCCCTTTCTCCGCCGATTCTCCTCTTTACCAGAACCCAACACCGATGCCGAAACCCGCAAATACATCGGCTACACCGCCCTCCTTCTCTTCTGTGGCGCCGCCACATACTACTCCTTTCCATTACCTGAAAACGCCAAGCACAAAAAAGCTCAGATCTTCCGGTACGCTCCATTGCCGGAGGATCTCCACACTGTTTCGAACTGGAGTGGTACTCATGAGGTTCAGACTCGTAATTTTCATCAGCCGGAGAATATTGATGAGCTGGAGCGTGTTGTTAGTGAGGCACATAAGGGTAAGACAAGAATTAGGCCGGTTGGGTCGGGGCTTTCTCCGAATGGGATTGGGCTTTCGAGAATTGGGATGGTGAATTTGAGTCTTATGGATTCAATATTGGAAGTTGATAAGGAGAAGAAGATAGTGAGAGTGCAGGCTGGGATTAGAGTGCAGCAGCTTGTTGATGGGATTAAGGAACATGGACTTACTCTTCAGAATTTTGCTTCCATTAGGGAACAACAAATTGGTGGCATTATTCAG GTTGGTGCACATGGCACTGGTGCAAGATTGCCTCCTATTGATGAACAAGTCATTGCCATGAAACTAGTCACCCCTGCCAAGGGGACAATAGAAATCTCAAAAGAGAAAGATCCGGAGCTGTTTTATCTTGCTCGTTGTGGCCTTGGAGGACTTGGAGTTGTGGCGGAAGTCACCCTACAGTGCGTTGATCGTCAGGAGCTTGTGGAGCACACAGTTGTCTCAACCATGGATGAGATAAAGAAGAATCATAA GAAATTGCTATCTGAAAATAAGCATGTCAAGTACCTTTACATCCCCTATACTGACTCTGTCGTGGTTGTGAGATGCAATCCTGTTTCAAAGTGGAAAGGTCCCCCGAAGTTCAAGCCAAAATATACTAAAGATGAAGCCATACAGCATGTTCGTGACCTTTATAGGGAGTCCCTCCAGAAATATAG AGTGGAAGGAACTAGGAGTAAATCATCAGATGATGAACAAAATATAGATGAGCTTTCATTTACAGAATTAAGAGATAACCTAATTGCCCTAGACCCACTCAATAAAAATCACATCGTCAAGGTCAACCAAGCCGAGGCCGAGTTTTGGAAGAAGTCAGAAGGATATAGGGTTGGATGGAGTGATGAAATATTGGGTTTTGATTGTGGAGGCCAACAGTGGGTATCAGAGACATGTTTCCCTGCTGGAAAACTGGCAACACCAAGCATGAAAGATCTTGAATACATTGAAGAGCTGAAGAAACTTATAGAGAAACATGAGATACCTGCTCCTGCTCCAATTGAGCAGCGGTGGACAGGTAGCACCAGGAGTCCCATGAGTCCTGCTTCAAGTTTGTCAGAGGATGATATATTTTCTTGG GTTGGTATAATCATGTACCTCCCTACCATGGATGCTCGCCAGAGAAAAGATATAACGGAAGAATTCTTTCATTACAGACATCTGACTCAGACAAAATTATGGGATAATTACTCCGCTTATGAACACTGGGCAAAAATTGAG GTTCCAAAGAACAAGGATGAGCTTATAGCTCTCCAAGCAAGGCTGAGAAAGCGGTTTCCTGTGGATGCATACAATAAGGCGAGAAGGGAATTGGATCCCAACAGGATTCTTTCGAATAACAAGTTGGAAAAGTTCTTCCCCGAATCAGAAACCATATGA
- the LOC123902272 gene encoding uncharacterized protein LOC123902272 isoform X2 has protein sequence MRNLENLLAFLPCCLVPKEKKKQEREDDDSDEPKGKEKRQKGGLGKGFHAPLQLSDALAKFLGESATSDVIKRKWDYIKGNNLQIKLQDMIENNGQPSSEAFQSIVGKEKPGRMRCHGRTTTLTLLKRNEEIKKLKREHADEVAQVRTVV, from the exons ATGAGGAATTTGGAAAACCTTCTAGCCTTCCTACCCTG TTGTTTAGTaccaaaggaaaagaaaaagcaaGAGAGAGAAGATGATG ATTCAGATGAGCCGAAAGGAAAGGAAAAGCGGCAGAAGGGAGGATTAGGAAAAGGTTTTCATGCTCCACTTCAGTTATCCGATGCCCTTGCGAAGTTCCTTGGAGAAAGCGCAACATCTGATGTCATTAAAAGAAAGTGGGATTATATAAAAGGAAACAACCTTCAG ATAAAGCTTCAAGACATGATTGAAAACAATGGGCAGCCTTCTTCAGAAGCCTTTCAAAGTATAGTTGGCAAAGAAAAACCTGGGAGAATGCGTTGCCACGGAAGAACCACAACCCTCACGCTCTtgaaaagaaatgaagaaattaaaaaacttaaaagagaGCATGCTGATGAGGTTGCCCAAGTTAGGACAGTGGTTTGA
- the LOC123902272 gene encoding uncharacterized protein LOC123902272 isoform X1, which produces MRNLENLLAFLPCCLVPKEKKKQEREDDDSDEPKGKEKRQKGGLGKGFHAPLQLSDALAKFLGESATSDVIKRKWDYIKGNNLQPYVGAAGIIVPIIVYANLIMSVQDIPRQFRNLLEYWEDEKTQIKLQDMIENNGQPSSEAFQSIVGKEKPGRMRCHGRTTTLTLLKRNEEIKKLKREHADEVAQVRTVV; this is translated from the exons ATGAGGAATTTGGAAAACCTTCTAGCCTTCCTACCCTG TTGTTTAGTaccaaaggaaaagaaaaagcaaGAGAGAGAAGATGATG ATTCAGATGAGCCGAAAGGAAAGGAAAAGCGGCAGAAGGGAGGATTAGGAAAAGGTTTTCATGCTCCACTTCAGTTATCCGATGCCCTTGCGAAGTTCCTTGGAGAAAGCGCAACATCTGATGTCATTAAAAGAAAGTGGGATTATATAAAAGGAAACAACCTTCAG CCATATGTTGGGGCTGCTGGAATCATTGTTCCAATCATAGTGTACGCAAACTTGATTATGTCCGTGCAAGACATACCAAGACAGTTTAGGAATTTATTGGAGTATTGGGAAGATGAAAAAACTCAA ATAAAGCTTCAAGACATGATTGAAAACAATGGGCAGCCTTCTTCAGAAGCCTTTCAAAGTATAGTTGGCAAAGAAAAACCTGGGAGAATGCGTTGCCACGGAAGAACCACAACCCTCACGCTCTtgaaaagaaatgaagaaattaaaaaacttaaaagagaGCATGCTGATGAGGTTGCCCAAGTTAGGACAGTGGTTTGA
- the LOC123902273 gene encoding BTB/POZ domain and ankyrin repeat-containing protein NOOT2 yields the protein MSLEETLRSLSLDYLNLLINGQAFSDVTFQVEGRLVHAHRCILAARSLFFRKFFCGPDPPSGLDPTGGGTSRQPTVRPGVIPVNSVGYEVFLLLLQFLYSGQVSIVPQKHEPRPNCGERGCWHTHCSSAVDLALDTLAAARYFGVEQLALLTQKQLMSMVEKASIDDVMKVLIASRKQEMHQLWTTCSHLVAKSGLPPEILAKHLPIDVVAKIEELRLKSSLARRSLMPLHHHHHHHHHDLGDLEDQKIRRMRRALDSSDVELVKLMVMGEGLNLDEALALHYAVENCSREVVKALLELGAADVNYPAGPAGKTPLHVAAEMVSPEMVAVLLDHHADPTIRTVDGVTPLDILRTLTSDFLFKGAVPGLTHIEPNKLRLCLELVQSAALVLSREENNANNNNNNASSSAAQIYPPMSEDHSSSSSGNNNNNNSSTIGNLNLDSRLVYLNLGASQMGGDDDSGHNSHHHRDAMNRQGGHGCDPTMYHHSHDY from the exons ATGTCTCTTGAAGAGACTCTAAGATCTCTATCTCTTGACTATCTCAACCTTCTAATCAATGGCCAAGCTTTTAGTGACGTCACTTTCCAAGTTGAAGGTCGTTTGGTTCATGCTCATCGCTGCATCTTAGCAGCAAGGAGTCTTTTCTTCAGGAAATTCTTTTGTGGGCCAGACCCACCATCGGGATTAGACCCAACAGGAGGAGGAACATCTCGTCAACCAACAGTTAGACCCGGTGTTATTCCGGTTAACTCTGTCGGTTACGAGGTGTTTCTGCTCCTGTTGCAGTTTTTGTACAGTGGACAAGTTTCTATTGTTCCTCAGAAACATGAACCTAGGCCTAATTGTGGTGAGAGAGGTTGCTGGCATACGCATTGTTCCTCAGCCGTTGATCTTGCCCTTGATACCCTTGCTGCTGCTAGATACTTTGGCGTTGAACAGCTTGCATTGCTCACTCAG AAGCAACTAATGAGCATGGTAGAAAAAGCCTCAATAGATGATGTGATGAAAGTACTAATAGCTTCAAGAAAGCAAGAAATGCACCAACTTTGGACAACATGTTCCCACCTTGTTGCAAAGTCAGGTCTCCCACCTGAAATCCTAGCTAAACATCTCCCCATCGATGTAGTCGCCAAAATCGAAGAGCTTCGTCTCAAATCCTCCTTAGCACGCCGCTCCTTAATGCCACTccaccatcatcatcaccaccaccaccatgaCCTCGGTGACCTCGAAGATCAGAAAATCCGCCGAATGAGGCGTGCCCTTGATTCCTCTGATGTTGAACTTGTCAAACTCATGGTCATGGGAGAAGGCCTAAACCTCGATGAAGCATTGGCATTACACTATGCAGTTGAGAATTGCAGTAGAGAAGTGGTTAAAGCCTTGCTCGAACTCGGTGCTGCTGATGTTAACTACCCGGCTGGTCCTGCCGGAAAAACACCGCTTCATGTAGCCGCGGAAATGGTTTCACCGGAAATGGTAGCGGTTTTGCTTGACCACCATGCAGACCCGACAATTAGAACCGTTGATGGTGTAACACCTTTGGATATACTCAGAACCCTAACCTCTGATTTTCTATTCAAAGGTGCTGTTCCTGGATTAACTCACATTGAACCAAACAAGTTAAGATTGTGCTTGGAACTTGTTCAATCCGCCGCTCTTGTTCTTTCGCGTGAGGAAAACAAtgctaataataacaacaataatgcTTCTTCATCAGCAGCACAAATTTATCCTCCAATGAGTGAAGATCATAGTAGCAGCAGCAGTggtaacaacaacaataacaatagcAGCACCATTGGTAACCTGAATTTGGATTCTAGATTGGTGTATCTCAATCTTGGTGCTAGTCAAATGGGTGGTGATGATGATAGTGGACACAATAGTCATCATCATAGGGATGCCATGAATCGTCAAGGTGGTCATGGATGTGATCCAACAATGTATCATCACTCTCATGACTACTAA